The following proteins come from a genomic window of Kocuria palustris:
- a CDS encoding sulfite exporter TauE/SafE family protein codes for MRMLVLIALVGLAAQLVDGGLGMAYGVTTSTLLLTIGANPAAASATVHLAEVGTTLVSGLSHWRFGNVDWGVVAKIGIPGAIGAFLGATALSNLDAAAARPFMSAVLLALGLFILVRFTLGGLRSDRLGRAIPARLLAPLGLFAGFMDAAGGGGWGPVGTPALLADGRLEPRKVVGSINSAEFLVTVAASLGFLFSLGSQGITWSWVLALLIGGVIAAPIAAALVRCVPSRVLGPAVGGLIVLTNARTLLGADALDAPATVSHAVLLGIAVLWLAAVGWSVLQHRSGSHAGSVSEATTADEVATPTAAAASGSSAAQCSESVHSAR; via the coding sequence ATGCGCATGCTCGTCCTCATCGCCCTCGTCGGCCTGGCCGCCCAGCTCGTGGACGGCGGCCTGGGCATGGCCTACGGCGTCACGACCTCCACGCTGCTGCTCACGATCGGGGCCAACCCGGCTGCCGCCTCGGCCACCGTGCACCTGGCCGAGGTCGGGACCACGCTCGTGTCCGGGCTCTCCCACTGGCGCTTCGGCAACGTCGACTGGGGCGTCGTGGCCAAGATCGGGATCCCCGGTGCGATCGGCGCCTTCCTGGGGGCCACGGCCCTGTCGAACCTCGACGCCGCGGCCGCCAGGCCCTTCATGTCCGCAGTGCTGCTCGCCCTGGGCCTGTTCATCCTGGTGCGCTTCACGCTCGGCGGCCTGCGCAGCGATCGACTGGGACGAGCCATCCCCGCACGGCTGCTCGCCCCGCTCGGGCTCTTCGCCGGCTTCATGGACGCCGCCGGAGGCGGCGGCTGGGGCCCCGTCGGCACGCCCGCCCTGCTCGCCGACGGCCGCCTGGAGCCCCGGAAGGTCGTGGGCTCGATCAACTCCGCGGAGTTCCTGGTCACCGTGGCCGCCTCGCTCGGCTTCCTCTTCTCCCTGGGCAGCCAGGGGATCACCTGGTCCTGGGTGCTGGCCCTGCTGATCGGGGGCGTGATCGCAGCACCCATCGCCGCCGCGCTGGTCCGCTGCGTCCCCTCGCGCGTGCTCGGCCCGGCCGTGGGCGGGCTGATCGTGCTCACCAACGCCCGGACCCTGCTCGGGGCGGATGCGCTGGACGCCCCTGCGACGGTCTCCCACGCCGTGCTGCTGGGGATCGCCGTCCTGTGGCTGGCCGCCGTCGGCTGGTCGGTCCTGCAGCATCGCAGCGGCTCGCATGCGGGGAGCGTCTCGGAGGCGACGACCGCCGATGAGGTCGCGACGCCGACGGCCGCGGCCGCGAGCGGGTCGTCCGCTGCCCAGTGCTCGGAGTCGGTGCACTCGGCGCGCTGA